The following DNA comes from Alienimonas californiensis.
CGCGGAAGATACGGGCGATCTGCCCGGCCTCACCGACGCCGCCCGGCTGCTCGCCCCGGAGGTGACCGGGCTCTCCTTCCGCTACTTCGACGGGGCGGAGTGGGTAACCAGTTGGGATTCCTCCCTCACCGGCTCCCTGCCGCGGGCGATCGAGGTGACGCTCGAAATCGACCTCGACGGCGCCCCGAACCCCTACGCCACGGGGCAGGAACTGGGGAACCGCGGGCCGTCCGTGACCCGGCTGGTGATCTGCCCGCCGCTGAGCGAACCGAGCGCGGAGGCGCTGCTGTGACGCCCATTTCGAAGCTCCGCCGTCCCGCAATCGCCCGTCTCGGGCGGCGCCGCACGGGGTCCGTGTTGTTGGCGGTGTTGGTGCTCGTGTTGCTACTGACGTTCGGCGTGTACGGCTTCACGGAGCGCATGTTGGCGGAAAAGGCCGCGGCGAACGCCCACGGCATCTCCGCCCGCAGCCGGGCCTGCGCCGACAGCGGCGTCGCTTTGGCCCTGGCGCTGGTGGACGAGGGCACGGCGTTCCCCGCGGACCCGCCGCCGATCTACCACGAACCGGCGGCCCTCCGCGGCGTGCTGGTCTCCCCCTCCGACGACCCGCTGGGCAACGGCCGCTTCACGGTCTTCGCGCCGGTCGAAGGCGACCCGACCGGCACGCAACTGCGGTTCGGGTTGATCGACGAGTCCGGCAAGCTGGACGTCAACGGGCTGCTGAACCTCACCGTCCGCGATCAGGAACTGACCGAGAGCCAACAACGCGACCTGCTGATGGGCCTGCCGGGGATGACGGAGGCGATCGCCGACGCGATCTTCGACTTCATCGACGAGGACGACGACCTCCGCGAATTCGGGGCGGAATTCGAAGACTACGCCGCCCTGAATCCGCCCCGTTCGCCCCGCAACGGACCGATCGACAGCGTGGACGAGCTCCTGCTGGTGCAGGGCGTGACCCCGGCGCTGCTCTACGGCGAGGACGCCAACCGCAACGGGCTGCTGGACCCCGGCGAGAACGACGGCGAGGCCACCTATCCCCCAGACAACGGCGACGGGCTGCTGGACGTCGGCTGGACCGCCTACCTCACCGTGCACGGCGGGGAGCCGAACCTGAACGCCGACGGCGAGGAGAAGATCGACCTCAACGACGGCGTCCTCACCGATCTGTTCGACGCGCTGGAGGAAGCCTTCGATACGGAGACCGCCCAGTTCGTCGTCGCCTACCGCCTCGCCGGGCCGCTCGACCCGGAAAACAGCTCGGACAGCCTCGATCCGAACGCGGACGTGGACGCACTGCTGGAGGAGGGATTGGATGAGGAGGGCAACCCGACCGTGCCGACCGCCACCGAACAGGAGCAGGTCGACGCGATGGCCGGGGCCCTGGCCGGGCTGATCGGCGGGGCGGACGAGGAGGCGACCGTCACCCGGGCCGGCATGGACCTCTCCGGCGGGGCGACAGCGGATATCGGCAGCTTCTACGACCTGGTCGATCGGGATGTGGACGTCGAGGTCGACGGCGAACTGACGACGCTGATCAGCCCGTTCCAGTCCGGGGCGCTGCTCGACCAACTGCCGACGATCCTCCAGACCGTCACCACCTTCGACACAGAGATCATCCGCGGCCGGGTGAACGTGAATCAGGCCCGCGTCGGGGCGCTGCTGGGCGTGCCGGGGATGACGCAGGGGCTGGCGGAGTCGATTGACGCCGCCCGGATGATCGGCGCCGACGGCGAGGCCCGTCCGGACCTGCACGCCCAGCGGCTCACGCCGTTCTGGCTGTACACGGATGGCCTGGCGGACCTGCCGACGCTCCGTCGGCTCGACCCGTTCCTCACCGCCCGGGGCGGGTTCTTCCGGGTCCGGTCCATCGGCTACGTCGAGGGCGGGGGGCCGGCGGTGCGGGTGGAAGCGGTGATCGACGGCACGACCTCCCCCGCTCGGGTGGTGGAGATGCGCGACCTGTCCGACCTCGGCCGGGGCGTGCCCCGGGCGATGCTCGCCGCCCCCTGATCCCGCGGCGCCGCTCCTTGTCCAAGGCCGAAAGCGGCCGCACAGTTTTCCCGACCGCCCCGTTCGTCCCCGCCGGCGCCCCCGTTAGTTCCCCATGCCCGAAACCCTCGCCCTCGCCTGGCCCCGCTCCGCGGAGGACCCACTGCGCGGCGTCGTCGTCGACGGCGCCGGGAAGGTGGGCGCCGCGTTCGAGACAGCCGCCCCTGTCACCTCCGACGGGCTGAAGGCGGCGTTGGCGAAGGCGAAGGTGACGGCGAAACGCACCGTCGTCGCCGTCCCGCGATCTCGGGCGACGATCCGTCGGCTCGACCTGCCGGCCGTGCCCGACGACGATTTGCCGGATCTGGTCCGGATGCAGGCCGCGACCAAGAGCGCGGCGCCGCTGGATCAGCTGGCGTTCGATTTCCTCCCGGTGCCCGCCTCCAGCGGCGCCGCCGGTCGGGCCGCCCTGCTGGCGACGATCCCCGCCAAGTTGCTGGCGGAAATCTCGAAGACGACGGAGGCCGCCGGGCTCAACCTCGCCTCCGTGGGGCTGGCCCCGGTCGGGGCCGCCCGTCTGGTCTCGGGCCAGGCCCCCGGCGAAGGCACGACGCTGATCGTCAGCCGCGACGGGGAGTTCGTGGAGCTCACGCTGCTGGCGTTCGGGCCGGACGGTCCGCGGGTGACGAACTCGCACTCCGCCCATCCGGTGGGGCAGGACGAGGAGGAATGGGAACGCACGCTGCTGTCGGAGTGCAGCCGCGTCCTCATCTCCCACTCCTCCGATCTGGAAGACGGGCTGGCGACGGTGTGGGGGCTCGGCGCCGAGTCACACCGCTGGGCTCCGCGGCTTGCGGAGCGTCTCGGCGGCACGCCGCGTCCGGTAGAGGCTTGGAGCGAACTCGGCCTCAGCGGCCCGTCCTCCACCTCCGCCCCGGGATCGCTGGGCGGGGCGGTCGGACTGGCGACGGGGGACCAAGCGGTCCCGGCGTTGAACTTCCTCGCCCCCCGCCGCCGGCCCGAACCGGAGGACACCCGCCTGCGGACCGGCCTGCTGGCCGCGACGGCGCTGGCGATCGTCGTGGGCGGCGGTTGGTTCGTGCTCAGTCGGCAGAAAGCCAACTTGCAGGAGCAGATCGCCGTGCTGGAGACCCGGATCGCCTCGGACGAGAAGTTCGTGAAGCGGAACGAGCCTCTGCTCGTCGAAGACGCCGCACTCTCCCTCTGGGCCGCGGAGACGACCGACAGCCGCACCGAGCTCGCCCGCCTGGACGCCCTCCTGCCCGGCACCGACCGTTTGTTCCTGGAGTCGTTCCAACTCAGCCCGCCGACCTCCCGCAGCCGGGCGTCGATCCGGGCGGACGGATTTGCCGAGAGCACGAACCTGGTGCGGGAGGTCGAACGCGATCTCGCCGGCGCCGGCTACGTGGTGCGGCCGACGCAAACCGCACGCGTGACCGGCCGCGAAGGCTACCCGGTGCGGTTCTCCCTCACCGCCGAACTGCCCCCCGAGCCGGCCCCGTCCGCATCCGCCCCGACAGAAACCGCCGCCGCGAATGCCGGGGGGGCCTCCTTATGAAACGCAACGAAAAGATTCTCGCCGGCGTGCTCGGCCTGTTTCTGGTCGGCTACCTGATGCGCGGCCCAATCGTGGCCATGACGACTGGGCCGATCGACGAACTGCAATCGACGCTCGACGGCCGTTTGGAGCGGTCGGGGACGCTGTCGAACCGCAAGGCGACCATTGGCGCCGCCTCCCTCCGCGTGAACGACGCCCGCAGCCAGAGCCTGCCGGCGGACGTGAGCTACGCGGAACGGCTCTATCCGCAATGGTTGCAGGATCTGGCGACCATCAGCGGCTGGGAGGAGGTGCGGACCGAACTGCGGCCCGTGCAGGCCCGCCGCGACGAACAGTTCCGCCCCGTGCGGGTCGAACTGCGGGGGTTGGCCACGCTGGCGGAACTCGACCTGTTCCTGCGGCGCTTCCGCCGCACCGATCTGCTGCACCGCATCAACTCCTCCAAGGTGGCGAGCCCGTCCGAGGTGGGCGACGCGCCGCTGGACGTGCTGATCGAGGCGGAGGCCCTCTCCCTGCCGACGGCCGCCCAGCGGGAGGAGATCTTCCCGTTCGCCCGACTCACCGCCGATCTTTCGGCCGACGACGAAGCGGCGGAGGTGACCGTCCCGGCCGGCCTCAGCGGGGCGTTCCCCGAGGAGCCCGGCTTCACGGTCCGGGCGGGCACGGAGTTTCTCACGGTCGCCGACGTGCAACCGCTGGGCGAAGAGGCCGGCGAGGAGGGCGCCGCGGTGCGGTGGACGCTCCGTCGCGGCGCCGAGGGCACGCAGCCCGCCGATCTGTCGGCGGGCACGTTCCTGCAACTCTGGCCGCACGCGCCGCCCGCCGAAAACGCCCCGGCGTTCAGCGAGACCGGCCCCTTCCGCAAACCCCGCTCCTACGCTCCCGAGTTGAAGCTTGACGGGTCGCCGCGGCTGGTGCGCGGTGAGTCGTTCTCCCTGACGGCCTCCACGGTCGATTACGACCCCCGCGGCGGGGAGCCGACGCTCTCCGCGACCGGGCTGCCGGAGGGGGCGACGTTCGATCCGGCCACCGGCAAACTCTCCTGGGACCCGCCGGCCGACCTGCCCGCCGGGGAGTATGAGGTGGAGATCGCCGCCGCGGTGCCGCGGCCGGACAAGCGGGTGACCGGCTCCGTCCTGCTGACGCTCGTGGACCGCAA
Coding sequences within:
- a CDS encoding type IV pilus biogenesis protein PilM; this translates as MPETLALAWPRSAEDPLRGVVVDGAGKVGAAFETAAPVTSDGLKAALAKAKVTAKRTVVAVPRSRATIRRLDLPAVPDDDLPDLVRMQAATKSAAPLDQLAFDFLPVPASSGAAGRAALLATIPAKLLAEISKTTEAAGLNLASVGLAPVGAARLVSGQAPGEGTTLIVSRDGEFVELTLLAFGPDGPRVTNSHSAHPVGQDEEEWERTLLSECSRVLISHSSDLEDGLATVWGLGAESHRWAPRLAERLGGTPRPVEAWSELGLSGPSSTSAPGSLGGAVGLATGDQAVPALNFLAPRRRPEPEDTRLRTGLLAATALAIVVGGGWFVLSRQKANLQEQIAVLETRIASDEKFVKRNEPLLVEDAALSLWAAETTDSRTELARLDALLPGTDRLFLESFQLSPPTSRSRASIRADGFAESTNLVREVERDLAGAGYVVRPTQTARVTGREGYPVRFSLTAELPPEPAPSASAPTETAAANAGGASL
- a CDS encoding type II secretion system protein GspK, which gives rise to MTPISKLRRPAIARLGRRRTGSVLLAVLVLVLLLTFGVYGFTERMLAEKAAANAHGISARSRACADSGVALALALVDEGTAFPADPPPIYHEPAALRGVLVSPSDDPLGNGRFTVFAPVEGDPTGTQLRFGLIDESGKLDVNGLLNLTVRDQELTESQQRDLLMGLPGMTEAIADAIFDFIDEDDDLREFGAEFEDYAALNPPRSPRNGPIDSVDELLLVQGVTPALLYGEDANRNGLLDPGENDGEATYPPDNGDGLLDVGWTAYLTVHGGEPNLNADGEEKIDLNDGVLTDLFDALEEAFDTETAQFVVAYRLAGPLDPENSSDSLDPNADVDALLEEGLDEEGNPTVPTATEQEQVDAMAGALAGLIGGADEEATVTRAGMDLSGGATADIGSFYDLVDRDVDVEVDGELTTLISPFQSGALLDQLPTILQTVTTFDTEIIRGRVNVNQARVGALLGVPGMTQGLAESIDAARMIGADGEARPDLHAQRLTPFWLYTDGLADLPTLRRLDPFLTARGGFFRVRSIGYVEGGGPAVRVEAVIDGTTSPARVVEMRDLSDLGRGVPRAMLAAP
- a CDS encoding putative Ig domain-containing protein; amino-acid sequence: MKRNEKILAGVLGLFLVGYLMRGPIVAMTTGPIDELQSTLDGRLERSGTLSNRKATIGAASLRVNDARSQSLPADVSYAERLYPQWLQDLATISGWEEVRTELRPVQARRDEQFRPVRVELRGLATLAELDLFLRRFRRTDLLHRINSSKVASPSEVGDAPLDVLIEAEALSLPTAAQREEIFPFARLTADLSADDEAAEVTVPAGLSGAFPEEPGFTVRAGTEFLTVADVQPLGEEAGEEGAAVRWTLRRGAEGTQPADLSAGTFLQLWPHAPPAENAPAFSETGPFRKPRSYAPELKLDGSPRLVRGESFSLTASTVDYDPRGGEPTLSATGLPEGATFDPATGKLSWDPPADLPAGEYEVEIAAAVPRPDKRVTGSVLLTLVDRNTPPTVSSVEPKTVNAGDVLLFETEANDAEDGDEVDFSLVDPPEGAFIDSFFGLVRWEVPADLAPGEMTLTVRATDQGSPPLSGETRVRVTVTEDLRPYVKFVGRVTRNGEPVATLFNQAENQITRLEPGDDFALAGIEGRIVEIGRDSLEYRRNGRRYRLPLGASLADAVDRGAIDPPPASAEPAADPATDPAAGPAADPAAETEGESDDAVAESGGPAPAEPSEDASPDGVGDAETVADDESD